The region ATACCCAGAATATCCTTCCCCTGCAAAATAGCCGGAATGGCCTCCTGCTGAATGGGATACGGCTTCGGGTAATGCTGGGAGGCTATGGCTTTAATAAGGGGCTTTGATAAACCGAGTTCTGAAAATGGCATATGATTTTTTGAAATTGATTATGAGGTTACCACCCCCTTTTACCTACTTATCCCGCTTCTTCTTCCCTCCTACCCGCTTGATGGGTCGGCCGTACTTAAGCATTTTTTCCTCTGCAATATTCCGTCGGACGTTCACCTTCTGGTTCTTGGCACTTTTCTCATGAAAAGCGGGGCCAACGTCTTCCCGTTTGGGTGGCTTGACGTCGATGAACTTCATATGCACCTTCGGCTTCTCGTCGTCGGTTAGCTCGTCCGAAATGACCAGGTTCTCGGGCAGAGGAAGCATCGGGATCGGCTGATTCATCAGTTGCTCGATGGCTTCCTGAGCTTCACGGGCACTTTCGGTAATAAAGGAAACGGCGATTCCTTCGCGGTCGGCCCGGCCGGTTCGGCCAATGCGGTGAATGTAGTTTTCGGGTAGGTCGGGCAAGTCGAAATTGACCACATGCGACACGTCGGTCACGTCGATACCACGGGCAATGATATCCGTCGCAATCAGAATCCGGTAGGTCCCGGCTTTGAAGTTATTGACGGCCTCGAATCGTTTGTTCTGCGCTTTATTGGAATGAATAACCCCCACCTGATCCGGAAAACCCGATTCCAGTTGCTCGAACAGTTGGTCGGCGAGTTGCTTGGTGGCCACAAAGACCAGCACTTTGGTCATGGCCGCATTCCGGTTCAGGAGCAGCGTGAGCAGGTTGATCTTGGTGTAAAAGTTAGGTACCCGGTAGCCCGACTGGTCGATTTTTTCCAGCGGAGTACCCATCGGAGCCGCTTCGACCCGAACGGGTTTGTTGAAGTAGTCATTCACCAGTTGATCGACATCGTCCGTGAGCGTGGCCGAGAACAGCAGGTTTTGCCGTTTGGGCGGCAGTAAGTCGAGCACCACTTTCAACTGAGCCCGAAAGCCAAGGTTGAGCATTTCGTCGAATTCGTCGATGACGAGTTTCTTGATCCCTTTCGTTTTCAAGGTACCGCCCAGCATGAAATCGGCCAGCCGACCGGGGGTTGCCACCAGCACATCCAGCCCCTGCATAATCTCGACCGTTTGCGCCTTCATGTTTACGCCCCCGTATACGCCAACCACGGTCAGGTTCATATACGTCGTCAGCTTTTTAACCGCGTCGACCACCTGCACCACGAGTTCGCGGGTGGGAACGATGATCAGCAACTGCGGCTGTCTGTCCTTCGAAAACTGCATCTGGCGAAGCGTAGGCAACAGATAGGCAAACGTTTTCCCGGTTCCCGTCTGCGCGATGCCGCACACATCCTGCCCCGACATCACGACCGAAAATACCTTTTGCTGAATGGTTGTCGGCGTGGTGTACCCCAAATCGTTGAGGGCGTTCAGAAGGGGTTTGTTCAGATTCAGTTCGTCGAAAGTCATAGCGGTACCAGTCAAATAGACTACGAAGGTACGGCTTATCCCCTTAAACAGTGGCGTGTTTCGGTATAACTCACACCCGGCCGGGACGGTCGGTAGGACAAAAGGGGTTACTTTTACGGGATGATAACCCCTCAGCAGCAAACACAAATCCTGACAAACCTGGGCATTTCGGCGTTGAACCCGATGCAGGAAGCCGCCCTGAACGCCATTACGCAGGATAACGATACATTTTTGATTGCCCCCACCGGCTCTGGCAAAACGGTGGGTTTTCTGTTACCTATTTTAAACCTGCTCAAATCCGACCAGAAAACGAGTGTTCAGTGCCTGGTTCTGGCCCCTTCCCGCGAATTGGCGATTCAGATCGAACAGGTCTGGAAGAAAATGGCGACGGGTTTTAAAGTCAACGTTTGTTACGGCGGGCACCCGGTCGAAACGGAGATAAAAAACCTGAGCAATCCGCCCGCCCTGCTCATTGGCACACCCGGCCGCATTGCCGACCATATCACCCGCCGGAGTTTCTCGCTGGACGGTATCCATACGCTGGTGCTGGATGAGTTCGACAAATCGCTGGCGCTGGGTTTTCATGATGAGATGGAGTTCATTGTTCGGGGCCTGCGTAATCTCCGAAAGCGCGTGCTCGTCTCGGCCACATCGGGCATCAGCATCCCTGCCTTTATCCGGCTCAACATGCCCACTACCCTGACCTTCACCGCAGAGAAAAGTGAGGAAACCGGCCTGACGACAAAGGTGGTCTACGCGCAGTCGAAGGATAAGATCGACACCCTGTTCGATCTGCTCTGTGCCCTCGATTCGGAATCGGCCCTGATTTTCCTGAACCATCGGGAAGCCGCCGAACGTACCAGTGAGTTGCTGGCCGAGCGCGGCATCCACTCGCTGGTCTATCATGGCGGCATGGAACAGGTTGACCGCGAACGGGCGCTGATCCAGTTCCGGAATGGCAGCACCCGCTACCTCGTCACCACCGACCTGGCCGCTCGTGGGCTCGACATTCCTGAGATGAAGTACGTGATTCACTACCACTTGCCGTTGCAGGCGCATGAGTTCACACACCGCAACGGCCGGACGGCCCGGATGCACGCGTCGGGAACAGCCTACGTGATCCTATCGCCCGATGAAACTCGCCCGGTTTACCTCGACCCGTCGCTGGAGGAGTTCCGGGTACCGGCGGGAAACGCGCTTCCCAAACCACCCGATTTTGTGACGCTCTACATCAGT is a window of Spirosoma linguale DSM 74 DNA encoding:
- a CDS encoding DEAD/DEAH box helicase domain protein (PFAM: DEAD/DEAH box helicase domain protein; helicase domain protein; DbpA RNA-binding domain protein~SMART: DEAD-like helicase ; helicase domain protein~KEGG: bba:Bd1394 ATP-dependent RNA helicase DbpA), translated to MITPQQQTQILTNLGISALNPMQEAALNAITQDNDTFLIAPTGSGKTVGFLLPILNLLKSDQKTSVQCLVLAPSRELAIQIEQVWKKMATGFKVNVCYGGHPVETEIKNLSNPPALLIGTPGRIADHITRRSFSLDGIHTLVLDEFDKSLALGFHDEMEFIVRGLRNLRKRVLVSATSGISIPAFIRLNMPTTLTFTAEKSEETGLTTKVVYAQSKDKIDTLFDLLCALDSESALIFLNHREAAERTSELLAERGIHSLVYHGGMEQVDRERALIQFRNGSTRYLVTTDLAARGLDIPEMKYVIHYHLPLQAHEFTHRNGRTARMHASGTAYVILSPDETRPVYLDPSLEEFRVPAGNALPKPPDFVTLYISGGKKNKLNKVDIVGFFSQKGGLEKGDLGRIDVQDFISFAAVKQDKVKGLLAKISQEKMKGKKYKIEVAR
- a CDS encoding DEAD/DEAH box helicase domain protein (PFAM: DEAD/DEAH box helicase domain protein; helicase domain protein~SMART: DEAD-like helicase ; helicase domain protein~KEGG: geo:Geob_2747 DEAD/DEAH box helicase domain protein) codes for the protein MTFDELNLNKPLLNALNDLGYTTPTTIQQKVFSVVMSGQDVCGIAQTGTGKTFAYLLPTLRQMQFSKDRQPQLLIIVPTRELVVQVVDAVKKLTTYMNLTVVGVYGGVNMKAQTVEIMQGLDVLVATPGRLADFMLGGTLKTKGIKKLVIDEFDEMLNLGFRAQLKVVLDLLPPKRQNLLFSATLTDDVDQLVNDYFNKPVRVEAAPMGTPLEKIDQSGYRVPNFYTKINLLTLLLNRNAAMTKVLVFVATKQLADQLFEQLESGFPDQVGVIHSNKAQNKRFEAVNNFKAGTYRILIATDIIARGIDVTDVSHVVNFDLPDLPENYIHRIGRTGRADREGIAVSFITESAREAQEAIEQLMNQPIPMLPLPENLVISDELTDDEKPKVHMKFIDVKPPKREDVGPAFHEKSAKNQKVNVRRNIAEEKMLKYGRPIKRVGGKKKRDK